In a single window of the Acetivibrio clariflavus DSM 19732 genome:
- a CDS encoding IS256 family transposase, whose protein sequence is MSTLSKEQIKAIVKGNNFQSVTDVTNYLKDIFKDILQELMEAELEEKLGYAKEERSAKNTDNCRNGYSTKTLKSEFGEVEIQIPRDRKGEFEPKIIPKYQRNVSGIEEKIISLYARGMSTRDIGEQLKDLYGVEISAEMLSRITDRIIPEIKEWQQRPLEPIYTFCFMDAIHYKVRDEGRICNRAAYVVIGVNVEGYKDILGIWIGENESSKFWLGVMNDLKNRGVQDVMLFCVDGLTGLKEAINAAFPMAEIQRCIIHQLRNSFKYVPYKDLKAFSNDFKEVYHAINEEIALEKLYELKEKWGKEYPFAIRSWENNWDVISPFFKFPEEIRKIIYTTNIIEGLHRQFRKVTKTKTIFPTDSSLEKILYLASMNVVKKWTQRYKNWDRVLSQLVIQYPGRLEEYI, encoded by the coding sequence ATGTCAACATTATCAAAAGAACAGATAAAAGCAATAGTGAAGGGAAATAATTTCCAAAGTGTGACTGATGTCACGAACTATCTTAAAGACATTTTTAAAGACATTTTACAAGAGCTTATGGAAGCTGAATTAGAAGAAAAGCTTGGTTATGCTAAGGAAGAACGTAGTGCAAAAAATACCGACAACTGTAGAAATGGTTATTCTACTAAGACTTTAAAAAGTGAATTTGGAGAAGTTGAGATTCAAATTCCAAGGGACCGTAAAGGAGAGTTTGAGCCTAAAATTATACCTAAATATCAAAGAAATGTTTCCGGCATAGAAGAAAAAATAATATCTCTATACGCAAGGGGCATGTCAACCAGGGATATTGGAGAGCAGCTAAAGGACCTTTATGGAGTGGAAATATCTGCGGAAATGCTTAGTAGGATTACTGACCGTATTATTCCTGAAATAAAAGAATGGCAACAAAGACCCTTAGAACCTATATATACATTTTGTTTTATGGATGCCATTCATTATAAAGTAAGAGATGAAGGAAGAATATGTAATCGTGCAGCCTATGTGGTTATTGGTGTTAATGTTGAGGGATATAAAGACATACTGGGTATATGGATTGGAGAAAATGAATCATCAAAATTCTGGCTTGGTGTAATGAATGATCTTAAAAATAGGGGTGTACAGGATGTAATGCTATTTTGCGTGGATGGACTTACAGGACTGAAAGAAGCTATAAATGCTGCGTTTCCTATGGCAGAAATACAAAGATGCATAATACATCAGCTGAGAAATTCTTTTAAGTATGTGCCATACAAAGACCTAAAAGCATTTAGTAATGATTTCAAAGAAGTATATCATGCTATTAATGAAGAAATAGCATTAGAAAAACTTTATGAACTTAAAGAAAAGTGGGGAAAGGAATATCCTTTTGCAATACGTAGTTGGGAAAATAACTGGGATGTTATAAGTCCATTTTTCAAATTTCCAGAAGAAATACGAAAAATAATTTATACTACAAATATAATTGAAGGACTACATCGTCAGTTTCGTAAGGTCACAAAAACAAAAACAATATTTCCAACAGACAGTTCACTAGAAAAGATTTTATATTTAGCATCAATGAATGTAGTAAAAAAATGGACACAACGTTACAAAAACTGGGATAGAGTACTTAGCCAATTGGTAATCCAATATCCAGGTAGGCTGGAAGAGTATATTTAA
- the rsfS gene encoding ribosome silencing factor → MDSKALAEKIVEILNDKKAKDVKTIDISELTVIADYFVICSGTSTVHIKALADEVEEKMQEMNVELLRKEGYNSARWILLDYNSVVVHIFHEEDREFYNLERLWADGVIQR, encoded by the coding sequence TTGGATTCAAAGGCTTTAGCTGAGAAAATTGTAGAGATTTTGAATGACAAAAAAGCGAAAGATGTAAAAACTATAGATATCAGTGAGCTTACAGTTATTGCGGACTATTTTGTAATTTGCAGCGGTACTTCCACTGTTCACATTAAGGCTCTTGCCGATGAGGTGGAAGAAAAAATGCAGGAAATGAATGTGGAATTACTGAGAAAAGAGGGGTACAATAGCGCAAGGTGGATTCTTCTTGACTATAATTCCGTGGTTGTCCATATTTTTCATGAGGAAGACAGAGAATTTTATAACCTCGAGAGATTATGGGCCGATGGAGTTATACAGCGCTAA
- a CDS encoding LytR C-terminal domain-containing protein: MAAKKKRRGRIRIKSFRRVILSTGLLTVAVIALLTIRNAVFSVDSKKVIAQPTATALIAKGDALVPEDDSKVNETKNEISEVASVANASLASSDEASREIGEAIVRNKGICVNVINHSQKTGLSEKVRAVLEVNGFTVSAGNDKSLKRVNSVIIEKKENVPGEEIGKLINIRRVRKEIDPDSRFDIVVILGDDY; this comes from the coding sequence ATGGCAGCTAAGAAAAAGCGACGTGGTAGGATAAGAATAAAGAGCTTTAGGCGTGTAATCTTATCAACGGGTCTTTTGACGGTGGCAGTAATAGCACTGCTTACGATACGTAATGCTGTCTTTTCCGTAGACTCCAAAAAAGTGATTGCGCAGCCGACAGCTACTGCTTTGATTGCAAAAGGTGATGCATTGGTTCCTGAAGATGATTCAAAAGTTAATGAGACCAAAAATGAAATTTCTGAAGTGGCAAGTGTGGCAAATGCATCCCTGGCATCTAGTGATGAAGCAAGCAGAGAAATTGGCGAGGCAATAGTCAGAAATAAAGGTATATGCGTAAATGTAATAAATCATTCCCAAAAAACAGGACTTTCTGAAAAGGTGAGGGCGGTACTTGAAGTAAATGGATTTACTGTAAGCGCAGGAAACGATAAGTCTTTAAAGCGTGTAAATTCGGTTATAATAGAAAAAAAGGAAAATGTTCCGGGTGAGGAAATTGGCAAGCTGATTAACATAAGAAGAGTCAGGAAAGAAATTGATCCTGATTCAAGGTTTGATATTGTGGTGATACTTGGGGACGATTATTAA
- the yqeK gene encoding bis(5'-nucleosyl)-tetraphosphatase (symmetrical) YqeK, whose amino-acid sequence MYMTIQQIHDRLKEVLSPKRFKHSLGVMETAVKLAAQYGVDAKKAELAGLLHDCAREMAVEDILKICRQNNIKMDDISLMQPKLLHGPAGSIVAREVYGIEDEEILSAIYCHTTGRKNMSTLDKIIFLADYIEPGRDFPGVDKVREAVFEDLDKGMVVSLMGIIRHLVEKRGLIQIDTIDTWNFIINSYREKEIL is encoded by the coding sequence ATGTATATGACAATACAGCAGATACACGACAGACTGAAAGAAGTTTTATCTCCAAAAAGATTTAAACATTCGTTGGGGGTTATGGAAACTGCCGTAAAATTGGCGGCGCAATACGGGGTTGATGCAAAGAAAGCTGAATTGGCCGGTTTGCTTCACGATTGTGCCAGGGAGATGGCAGTTGAAGATATTTTAAAGATATGCAGGCAAAACAATATTAAAATGGATGATATTTCTTTGATGCAGCCTAAGTTATTGCATGGGCCTGCTGGCTCGATTGTTGCAAGGGAAGTGTATGGTATAGAGGATGAGGAGATTCTCAGTGCCATATACTGTCATACTACAGGGCGCAAGAACATGAGTACTCTCGATAAGATAATATTTCTGGCAGATTATATTGAACCGGGAAGAGATTTTCCCGGTGTGGATAAAGTACGGGAGGCAGTTTTTGAGGATCTTGACAAGGGAATGGTTGTTTCGTTAATGGGTATCATAAGGCATTTGGTTGAAAAAAGAGGACTTATTCAAATTGATACTATTGATACATGGAATTTCATTATTAATTCATATAGGGAAAAAGAAATTTTATAA
- the nadD gene encoding nicotinate-nucleotide adenylyltransferase, whose translation MKNSVQKIGISGGTFNPIHIGHLIIAETVRDKFGLDKVLFIPSGMPPHKNLGSVVCAEKRFDMVQRAVAGNPYFEASRIEVDREGYTYTVDTLKKLRETYGKDTNLYYIIGADVLNDLLTWRSFEDVFKICEFIAVLRPGNDEKVFYKQMEYLRDAYGVKIHFIDAPLIDISSTEIRERIKEGRSIKYLVPESVEEYIESNGLYKE comes from the coding sequence GTGAAGAACAGTGTTCAAAAAATAGGTATTTCAGGAGGAACCTTTAATCCTATACATATAGGCCACTTGATTATAGCTGAGACGGTAAGGGACAAGTTTGGTCTGGACAAGGTATTGTTTATTCCTTCAGGAATGCCTCCCCATAAAAATTTGGGAAGTGTTGTTTGTGCAGAAAAAAGATTCGATATGGTTCAGAGAGCGGTAGCGGGGAATCCTTACTTTGAAGCGTCAAGAATTGAAGTGGACCGTGAGGGCTATACCTATACTGTAGACACTCTGAAAAAATTGAGAGAAACCTATGGAAAGGATACAAATCTGTATTATATAATTGGTGCAGATGTTTTAAATGATTTGCTAACATGGAGAAGTTTTGAGGATGTTTTTAAGATTTGCGAGTTTATTGCTGTTTTGAGACCGGGAAATGATGAAAAAGTGTTTTATAAACAGATGGAATATCTGAGAGATGCTTATGGTGTGAAAATTCACTTTATTGATGCTCCGCTGATAGATATTTCTTCTACAGAAATAAGAGAAAGGATAAAAGAAGGAAGGTCAATAAAATATCTGGTTCCTGAATCTGTGGAGGAGTATATAGAGTCAAATGGACTTTACAAAGAATAG
- a CDS encoding ROK family protein, with protein sequence MGKKYICLDIGGTKILGAVLDEKDNIVFRVKKKTKANKGIEEIEKRIIGVIDELMKELGADKKEIEAIAAGAPGVINDETGEIIYAPNLPWENYNLKKVIENEFDIPFYIGNDANLGMLGEWKYGVAANRENVVGIFVGTGIGGGLILNNKLFTGKRYDAGELGHMVLNTEGPYCNCGQRGCFEAYASKVAITREIRAQIQRGRKTVLKDFLDEDSIIKSKALKYAIEAEDSVALEVMDNAIYYLAAGTGNLINIFNPDMVVLGGGVLESLGDYVMPLLKKYLKRFALPALLSGTEIAQSSLGDDAIIYGALAVIKDKKG encoded by the coding sequence ATGGGCAAGAAATATATTTGCCTTGATATTGGCGGTACAAAGATACTTGGAGCTGTTTTGGACGAGAAGGACAATATAGTTTTCCGGGTTAAAAAAAAGACCAAGGCCAATAAGGGAATAGAAGAAATTGAGAAGAGAATAATCGGCGTTATCGATGAACTGATGAAAGAGTTGGGTGCTGATAAAAAAGAAATTGAGGCGATTGCTGCGGGTGCACCGGGAGTTATAAACGATGAAACCGGTGAAATTATATATGCACCAAATCTCCCATGGGAAAACTATAATTTGAAAAAAGTTATAGAAAATGAGTTTGATATTCCGTTCTACATAGGGAATGACGCAAACTTGGGAATGCTTGGTGAATGGAAATATGGAGTTGCTGCAAATAGGGAAAATGTTGTGGGAATATTTGTAGGCACCGGAATTGGCGGTGGGCTTATATTAAACAATAAGCTTTTTACGGGTAAAAGATATGATGCCGGTGAGTTGGGACACATGGTATTAAATACCGAGGGCCCTTACTGTAACTGCGGTCAGCGGGGATGTTTTGAGGCTTATGCCAGTAAAGTTGCAATAACAAGGGAAATAAGGGCTCAAATTCAAAGAGGGAGAAAGACTGTACTGAAAGATTTCTTAGATGAAGATTCCATTATTAAAAGCAAGGCGCTGAAATATGCAATAGAAGCCGAAGACAGTGTGGCTTTGGAAGTTATGGACAATGCTATATATTATCTTGCAGCCGGCACAGGAAACCTTATAAATATTTTCAATCCTGACATGGTGGTACTGGGAGGAGGCGTTTTGGAATCTCTTGGAGATTATGTAATGCCTCTGCTGAAAAAATATCTCAAAAGGTTTGCACTTCCCGCATTGTTAAGTGGAACGGAAATAGCGCAAAGCAGCCTGGGAGATGATGCTATTATCTATGGCGCTCTGGCCGTAATTAAGGATAAAAAAGGGTAG
- a CDS encoding family 43 glycosylhydrolase, with amino-acid sequence MKKRLVKICVLVMVTAALVCCTINFSAEIILAVDFNTMLDGYNSMGTMQLLSTDSETSKIRLQSYNYPSMYIRHNNFIARIDEKVSPEEDAQWRLVKGLANQGEGYVSIESVNYPGYYLRHYDYKLRLEKNDGSSIFAADATFKVVQGLADTSCISFQSYNYPTRYIRHYEKLLRIDEIVTDLDRMDATYRLFDDSVVLPDPNEPEGAVIVTNPVVIQRADPWVYRHTDGYYYMTASVPEYDRIELRRAKTIQGLASATPKTIWRRPSSGVMGGHIWAPEIHFIEGKWYIYFSAGTSSNKFDIRLYVLECADSNPIDGTWIERGQLKTNWESFTLDATTFEHNGVRYLVWAQKDPNIDSNSNIYIAKMNGPFAITGKQVMISTPEYPWEKVGYKVNEGPAVIKKNGRIFITYSASATDSNYCMGLLTASDTSNLLDPNSWKKSPSPVFQSNDSTGQYGPGHNSFTTSPDGKVDIMIYHARNYKNIIGDPLYDPNRHTRAQRVDWNDDGTPNFGIPVADGRIEIYIPPTDIPDPINFIYGDLNGDKAVNAIDYALMKRILLGMSGELLSDDWEKAADLNMDGSINSIDFALLKKYLLGMLKTLPYTNTAL; translated from the coding sequence ATGAAAAAACGACTGGTAAAAATCTGTGTATTGGTTATGGTGACAGCTGCTTTAGTGTGCTGCACAATTAACTTTTCGGCAGAAATTATTCTTGCTGTTGATTTTAACACGATGCTTGATGGATATAATTCGATGGGAACAATGCAGCTTTTGTCAACAGATTCGGAGACTAGCAAAATAAGGCTTCAGTCCTATAATTACCCAAGTATGTACATAAGACACAACAATTTTATAGCAAGGATAGATGAAAAGGTAAGCCCGGAAGAGGATGCACAGTGGCGCCTGGTTAAAGGGCTTGCCAATCAGGGTGAGGGATATGTATCCATAGAATCGGTAAATTATCCGGGCTATTATTTAAGGCATTACGATTACAAGCTCAGGCTTGAAAAGAACGACGGAAGCAGCATTTTTGCGGCCGATGCAACTTTTAAAGTGGTTCAGGGCCTGGCCGACACTTCATGTATCTCTTTTCAGTCGTACAATTATCCAACCAGATATATAAGACATTATGAAAAATTACTGAGAATAGATGAAATTGTAACCGATCTTGACAGAATGGATGCCACTTACCGGTTGTTTGATGATTCGGTTGTGCTGCCCGATCCCAACGAACCGGAAGGGGCAGTTATTGTAACGAATCCGGTAGTTATACAGCGGGCCGATCCTTGGGTTTACAGACACACTGACGGCTATTACTATATGACAGCATCCGTACCGGAGTATGACCGGATAGAACTTAGAAGGGCAAAGACTATACAGGGACTTGCATCGGCTACACCAAAGACAATATGGCGTAGGCCTTCAAGCGGTGTAATGGGTGGCCATATATGGGCCCCTGAAATACATTTTATTGAGGGAAAATGGTATATCTATTTTTCTGCAGGAACCTCCAGCAATAAATTTGATATTCGTTTGTATGTACTTGAATGCGCCGATTCAAATCCCATAGACGGAACATGGATTGAGAGGGGTCAGCTGAAGACCAATTGGGAGTCCTTTACCTTGGATGCAACCACCTTTGAACATAATGGAGTCCGATATCTTGTATGGGCTCAAAAGGATCCGAATATAGACAGCAACAGCAATATTTATATAGCAAAAATGAACGGACCCTTTGCCATAACCGGTAAGCAGGTTATGATTTCAACACCGGAGTATCCTTGGGAAAAGGTGGGGTATAAAGTAAATGAAGGCCCGGCGGTTATAAAAAAGAACGGAAGAATTTTCATAACTTATTCCGCCAGTGCAACCGACTCCAATTACTGTATGGGGTTGTTGACCGCATCTGATACAAGTAATTTGTTGGATCCAAATTCCTGGAAGAAGTCTCCGAGTCCTGTCTTTCAATCAAATGACTCCACAGGCCAATATGGACCCGGGCATAATTCCTTTACAACTTCACCGGACGGAAAAGTGGATATAATGATATACCATGCAAGAAATTACAAAAATATAATAGGAGATCCTTTATATGACCCAAACAGGCATACCCGTGCTCAAAGAGTGGACTGGAATGATGACGGTACACCCAATTTCGGGATACCGGTAGCTGATGGAAGAATTGAGATATATATCCCACCAACCGACATTCCTGATCCCATAAACTTTATTTACGGCGATTTAAACGGAGACAAGGCTGTTAATGCTATTGATTATGCACTTATGAAAAGAATATTGCTTGGCATGTCCGGTGAATTGCTGTCGGATGACTGGGAAAAAGCCGCGGATCTGAACATGGATGGCAGTATAAACTCAATTGACTTTGCACTGCTGAAAAAATATCTTTTGGGTATGCTAAAAACTCTTCCTTATACCAATACTGCTTTGTAA